One Sporomusaceae bacterium ACPt DNA window includes the following coding sequences:
- the algC_2 gene encoding Phosphomannomutase/phosphoglucomutase, translating to MNIFQACDIRGVAGKDLTDIMARRISLAVGVKLSGQKVVVGGDIRLSTPRLQRIMLDGLAESGCQVIDIGTVATPVFYYALKVTGAAGGVMVTASHNPARYNGFKLVLGLSPVTEADIAQIGRMVEQNARTHGDGFVTCRPLVADYIEYTASKARPGNLKVVVDAGNGATATIAPKLFKRLGYEVIELNCTPDGRFPHRPPNPALAENLVALGEVVRANGAALGVGFDGDGDRAGFVDESGRPLDNDDIMVLLARHYLAQQPGTVVYDAKCSMVVPEEIAKAGGRAVMARAGHTFSKAAFMGENALFAGEISGHFFFRELGYDDGMFSALKVCELVAGRGSLAAQVDAIPNYLLTPDIRVPYSGTDKDKVLAGVADRLAGYRPNLIDGVRIEFADGWGMIRASVTEPLFTLRFEAKSPVRLKEITAILLAALPSGISTDVIAKLPPECL from the coding sequence ATGAATATTTTTCAAGCTTGTGATATACGCGGCGTAGCAGGTAAAGACCTTACCGATATTATGGCCAGGCGAATTTCTTTAGCCGTCGGCGTTAAACTTTCCGGACAAAAAGTAGTGGTAGGCGGCGATATTAGGCTGTCAACTCCCCGTCTGCAGCGCATTATGCTGGACGGACTGGCTGAATCCGGGTGTCAGGTCATTGACATCGGGACAGTGGCTACTCCGGTGTTTTACTATGCGCTTAAAGTCACTGGGGCAGCAGGCGGTGTAATGGTTACCGCCTCGCATAATCCGGCTCGGTATAACGGTTTCAAGTTAGTACTGGGTTTGAGTCCTGTCACCGAGGCGGATATCGCCCAGATCGGCCGCATGGTCGAGCAGAACGCCAGGACTCATGGCGATGGTTTTGTGACATGCCGGCCCCTGGTCGCCGATTACATAGAATATACGGCAAGCAAAGCCCGGCCAGGCAATTTGAAGGTAGTTGTCGACGCCGGCAACGGCGCTACGGCGACGATCGCGCCCAAACTATTTAAACGGCTGGGGTATGAAGTAATTGAACTCAACTGCACGCCAGACGGCCGGTTTCCCCACCGGCCGCCGAATCCTGCGTTGGCCGAAAACCTTGTTGCTCTTGGCGAGGTTGTTCGTGCCAACGGCGCGGCCCTGGGGGTAGGCTTTGACGGTGATGGTGACCGGGCGGGTTTTGTTGATGAAAGCGGCCGTCCGCTGGATAATGATGATATAATGGTACTACTGGCCCGCCACTACCTGGCCCAACAGCCAGGCACTGTTGTATATGATGCTAAATGTTCGATGGTTGTACCTGAGGAAATAGCCAAAGCCGGGGGACGGGCAGTCATGGCCCGTGCCGGCCATACGTTTAGCAAGGCTGCTTTTATGGGAGAAAATGCTTTGTTTGCCGGCGAAATAAGCGGTCATTTCTTTTTCCGTGAGTTAGGTTATGACGACGGCATGTTTTCAGCCCTCAAAGTTTGTGAGCTGGTAGCCGGCCGGGGGAGTCTGGCGGCACAAGTTGATGCTATTCCCAACTATTTACTTACTCCGGATATCAGAGTTCCCTACTCAGGTACGGATAAAGACAAAGTGCTGGCCGGAGTGGCTGACAGGCTGGCCGGTTACCGCCCTAATCTCATTGACGGTGTACGGATTGAGTTTGCCGACGGTTGGGGTATGATTCGCGCCTCGGTGACTGAGCCGTTGTTTACTTTGCGTTTTGAAGCCAAATCACCGGTGCGCCTTAAAGAAATTACCGCCATTTTGCTGGCTGCTTTGCCTTCAGGCATTAGCACAGATGTTATCGCTAAATTGCCCCCGGAATGTTTATAG
- a CDS encoding Periplasmic [NiFeSe] hydrogenase large subunit, with the protein MAVQTIFPVTRIHEPLRVDVEVQNGKIVDAWLGAHLFRGMENMLQGRDPRDAALFTQRICGICSSAHAIAASMAQQQAFGVVPTPAGQLLTNLIFAADIIQNNLRHFYVLVLYDYVKGPDMPPYTPRPQADFRLPPKVNDELLRHAQEAALKAVRAHEAMAVFGAKAPLQQSIIPTGITERASVERLMAYSAILQEVTDWVEKYFINDVMTIGEYYQDYYHIGAGYGNFFSVGMFPSPVTGERAFKPGLVVNKGQVEPLDVNYFVEEIRYSWYKDDAGRRPPAQGVTNPDADKPEAYSWVKAPRYREMPLECGPLARGFINGDYRRGVSVMDRLVARAQETLKICKLAQGFLNEIVPNSPSYQPYTPPDAGSGVGLTDAMRGVLGHWMEYKRNKVTHYQVLTPTTWNFSPRDSRGIRGPVEQALIGTPVAEGAGLVEAGRVVRSFDPCFTCAVHMLEK; encoded by the coding sequence ATGGCTGTCCAAACAATTTTTCCGGTAACGCGCATTCATGAGCCGCTCCGGGTCGATGTCGAAGTTCAAAATGGCAAGATCGTTGATGCCTGGCTGGGGGCCCATTTATTCCGGGGGATGGAGAATATGCTCCAGGGCCGGGACCCGCGCGATGCGGCGTTATTTACCCAGCGCATCTGCGGCATTTGTTCTTCGGCCCATGCCATAGCTGCCAGCATGGCTCAGCAGCAGGCTTTCGGCGTTGTGCCGACACCTGCCGGTCAACTTCTAACCAACTTAATATTTGCGGCTGATATTATTCAGAATAATCTCCGGCATTTCTATGTTTTGGTATTATATGATTATGTGAAAGGGCCGGATATGCCGCCGTATACCCCGCGTCCCCAGGCTGATTTCCGCTTGCCGCCCAAGGTTAATGACGAATTGCTCCGGCACGCTCAAGAAGCGGCGCTCAAGGCCGTACGGGCCCATGAGGCCATGGCCGTATTTGGGGCCAAGGCCCCTCTTCAACAGAGTATTATACCAACAGGCATCACCGAGCGGGCTTCGGTCGAACGGCTTATGGCCTACAGCGCCATTCTTCAGGAAGTCACCGATTGGGTGGAAAAATATTTTATCAACGATGTTATGACGATCGGTGAGTATTATCAAGACTATTACCATATCGGCGCCGGCTACGGCAACTTTTTTTCAGTCGGTATGTTTCCTTCGCCGGTAACCGGGGAACGTGCGTTTAAACCCGGCCTGGTTGTAAATAAGGGTCAGGTAGAGCCTCTTGACGTCAATTACTTTGTCGAAGAAATCCGCTACAGTTGGTACAAGGACGATGCCGGGCGCCGCCCGCCCGCCCAGGGTGTTACTAACCCTGACGCCGATAAACCTGAGGCATATTCCTGGGTTAAAGCGCCCCGGTACCGGGAAATGCCGCTGGAGTGCGGGCCGCTGGCCCGGGGTTTCATTAACGGCGATTACCGGCGCGGTGTCTCGGTAATGGACAGACTGGTGGCCAGGGCGCAGGAAACACTGAAAATATGCAAATTAGCGCAAGGTTTTCTCAATGAAATAGTACCCAACTCTCCCAGTTATCAGCCTTACACGCCACCCGACGCCGGTTCGGGCGTCGGGCTGACTGATGCGATGCGGGGTGTGCTTGGGCATTGGATGGAGTACAAGCGGAATAAAGTAACCCATTATCAGGTATTAACACCGACAACTTGGAATTTTTCGCCGCGCGACAGCCGCGGTATACGCGGGCCGGTCGAACAGGCGCTTATCGGTACGCCGGTGGCTGAGGGCGCCGGTCTGGTTGAAGCCGGACGAGTCGTACGTTCATTTGATCCGTGTTTTACCTGTGCCGTGCATATGCTGGAAAAATAG
- the deoC gene encoding Deoxyribose-phosphate aldolase, whose amino-acid sequence MAVMNLASYIDHTLLKPEASVEDIIRLCEEAARYKFAAVCVNPIYVDLAAHHLAGTGVKTATVIGFPLGATFTAAKVLEAREVVLRKASELDMVINISAAKAGLWDIVEYDIRQVIEAADGAAVKVIIETCLLNDEEKRRACEAVLAAGAQFVKTSTGFSRGGATVEDVTLFKQVAGDKIGIKAAGGIRTRAQALELITAGATRLGTSAGVTIMNGDIPAAGTY is encoded by the coding sequence ATGGCTGTGATGAATTTGGCAAGCTATATTGACCATACTCTTCTCAAACCGGAAGCATCGGTTGAGGATATTATCCGGTTGTGCGAGGAAGCTGCGCGGTATAAATTTGCCGCCGTATGCGTAAATCCAATATATGTTGATTTGGCTGCCCATCATTTAGCCGGGACAGGAGTAAAAACAGCCACCGTCATTGGCTTTCCGCTGGGCGCGACGTTTACAGCCGCTAAGGTGCTTGAGGCGCGGGAAGTGGTACTGCGCAAGGCGAGTGAACTGGACATGGTGATTAATATTAGCGCTGCCAAGGCCGGCTTGTGGGATATCGTGGAATACGACATTAGGCAGGTTATTGAGGCGGCAGACGGTGCGGCAGTAAAAGTTATTATTGAGACCTGTTTATTGAATGATGAAGAAAAACGCCGTGCGTGCGAGGCAGTTCTCGCGGCCGGGGCGCAGTTTGTTAAGACCTCGACAGGCTTTAGCCGGGGTGGAGCCACTGTGGAAGATGTTACATTATTTAAACAGGTGGCAGGAGATAAAATCGGCATTAAGGCTGCGGGCGGGATTCGTACCCGTGCGCAGGCACTGGAGTTAATCACGGCCGGTGCTACCCGGTTGGGAACCAGTGCCGGTGTGACCATAATGAACGGGGATATACCGGCGGCCGGGACTTATTGA
- the perR gene encoding Transcriptional regulator PerR — MEFCVTSLLRDKGFKVTPQRLAIYNALAATKAHPSAEMIYNELQPIYPTMSLATVYKTIEILKELDLVQVLNVGEDSFRYDADTTNHPHVRCMCCGRVDDLHGVDAADFVGKVAAQTDYTITGQQFYFYGTCPECQRKASTPS, encoded by the coding sequence GTGGAATTTTGCGTTACCTCATTGTTGCGAGATAAGGGGTTTAAGGTCACCCCGCAGCGACTTGCCATTTATAATGCTTTGGCTGCCACCAAAGCCCATCCCAGTGCCGAAATGATTTATAATGAACTTCAGCCAATTTATCCGACAATGAGCTTGGCGACAGTGTATAAAACTATTGAAATTTTAAAAGAACTAGACTTGGTGCAGGTACTTAATGTCGGTGAAGATAGTTTCCGTTACGATGCCGATACTACCAATCATCCCCATGTCCGCTGCATGTGCTGTGGCCGTGTCGATGACTTGCATGGTGTTGATGCTGCTGATTTTGTCGGCAAGGTGGCAGCTCAGACCGATTATACCATTACAGGTCAGCAGTTTTATTTCTATGGTACCTGCCCTGAATGTCAGAGAAAAGCTTCAACGCCAAGCTAG
- the yhgF gene encoding Protein YhgF, whose protein sequence is MLKTDIPVIIARELNVKPHQVTATMNLLDDGNTVPFIARYRKEATGELNEEHIRTIEERTQYLRNLIKRQEEILASIESQGKLTPELADAIQAATKLQELEDLYLPYRPKKRTRAQIAREKGLEPLAETILAQQITDGNPLDIAGAYVNDEHEIPTAELALAGAQDIIAETVSEQADLRALLRKELWQKAEIASQLAVEEAAAKEFLMYKEYREPVKRIPSHRILAVNRGENKGVLKVDLIVDHETNINLLARKIITGNSIFSQVIRAAIADGYKRLLFPALEREIRALLTENAETQAIRVFGLNLRQLLLQAPLAGHTVMGLDPGYRTGCKMAVVSPTGAVLTTNTLYITMSERQREEAASKMLEAIKAHGVTLISIGNGTASYETEEFTANLINTHNLNVHYLIVNEAGASVYSASKLAKDELPDLDVSLRGAVSIARRVQDPLAELVKIDPKSIGVGQYQHDVNQKELSSTLSNVVESCVNHVGVELNTASPALLTYVAGINANVAKNIVAYRTENGRFQSRKELLKVARLGQSTFTQCAGFLRIAQSANPLDNTPVHPESYQLAEAILEKLGFTLNDLADKDKLATLQQAAPTADAAALADELNAGEPTVRDILAALAKPGRDPREDVPPPQTRKNIVKLSDITPGTIVKGTVHNVTDFGVFVDIGIKVNGLIHRSELSHKHFRHPIDVVSVGDIIDVMVISVDEERQRIGLSLKQVQK, encoded by the coding sequence ATGCTTAAAACCGATATTCCTGTAATTATTGCCCGCGAACTCAATGTTAAGCCTCATCAGGTCACAGCGACCATGAATCTCTTAGATGACGGCAACACCGTACCGTTTATCGCCCGTTACCGTAAAGAAGCTACCGGCGAGTTAAACGAAGAACATATCCGTACCATCGAAGAACGCACCCAGTATCTCCGGAATCTTATCAAACGCCAGGAAGAAATTCTGGCAAGCATTGAGTCTCAGGGCAAACTAACGCCTGAGCTTGCTGATGCAATTCAAGCAGCCACCAAACTGCAGGAACTGGAAGACCTCTACCTGCCCTACCGTCCCAAGAAAAGAACCAGGGCCCAAATCGCCCGGGAAAAAGGCCTTGAGCCCCTGGCTGAAACCATTTTAGCCCAGCAGATTACCGACGGCAACCCGCTGGATATTGCCGGCGCCTATGTAAATGACGAACATGAAATACCCACTGCCGAACTAGCCCTGGCCGGCGCCCAAGACATCATTGCAGAAACAGTCAGCGAGCAGGCTGACCTCCGGGCACTACTCCGTAAGGAACTGTGGCAGAAAGCCGAGATTGCCAGTCAACTTGCCGTCGAAGAAGCGGCCGCGAAAGAGTTCCTAATGTATAAAGAGTACCGGGAACCGGTCAAACGTATACCTTCTCACCGCATTCTGGCCGTCAACCGCGGCGAAAACAAAGGAGTACTCAAAGTCGACCTGATTGTCGACCATGAAACGAATATTAATCTTCTGGCCCGCAAGATTATTACCGGCAACTCTATTTTTAGCCAAGTCATTCGCGCTGCCATTGCCGATGGCTACAAGCGCCTGCTGTTTCCGGCACTTGAGCGTGAAATCCGGGCTTTGCTTACCGAAAATGCCGAAACTCAGGCCATCCGCGTATTTGGTCTTAACCTCCGCCAATTACTTTTGCAAGCGCCGCTTGCCGGCCATACCGTCATGGGTCTCGACCCCGGTTACCGCACAGGCTGCAAAATGGCGGTGGTCAGCCCGACCGGTGCAGTACTTACAACCAACACGTTATACATTACTATGAGTGAACGGCAACGCGAAGAAGCCGCGTCCAAGATGCTTGAAGCCATAAAAGCACATGGAGTAACACTTATTTCCATTGGCAACGGCACAGCTTCCTACGAAACCGAAGAATTTACCGCCAACCTGATCAACACCCACAATTTGAATGTTCATTACCTTATTGTCAACGAAGCCGGCGCCTCGGTCTATTCAGCTTCCAAATTAGCCAAAGACGAATTGCCTGATCTTGATGTTTCGTTGCGGGGCGCGGTGTCAATCGCCCGCCGGGTGCAAGACCCGCTGGCCGAACTGGTCAAAATCGATCCCAAGTCAATCGGTGTCGGTCAGTACCAGCATGACGTAAACCAAAAAGAACTGAGCAGCACGTTGTCTAATGTTGTGGAATCGTGCGTTAACCATGTCGGGGTTGAGCTCAACACGGCCTCACCGGCGCTGTTGACCTATGTGGCCGGCATCAATGCCAATGTAGCCAAAAACATTGTCGCTTACCGCACGGAAAACGGCCGGTTCCAAAGCCGTAAAGAACTACTCAAAGTAGCGCGGCTGGGCCAATCAACCTTTACCCAGTGCGCTGGTTTTTTGCGCATTGCTCAGAGTGCCAATCCTTTGGATAACACACCTGTCCACCCCGAATCATATCAACTGGCTGAAGCCATCCTGGAAAAACTAGGCTTTACGCTTAACGACCTGGCTGATAAAGACAAGCTGGCCACCTTGCAGCAAGCGGCGCCAACCGCCGACGCTGCTGCACTGGCCGACGAACTTAACGCCGGGGAACCCACTGTGCGCGATATCCTGGCGGCACTAGCCAAACCCGGTCGCGACCCGCGCGAAGACGTACCTCCGCCCCAGACCCGTAAAAATATCGTCAAACTGTCGGACATTACCCCAGGCACCATTGTTAAAGGCACAGTCCACAATGTTACCGACTTCGGCGTATTTGTCGACATCGGCATTAAAGTTAACGGCCTCATCCACCGCTCCGAGCTCAGCCACAAACATTTCCGCCATCCCATTGACGTCGTTTCAGTTGGCGACATTATTGACGTAATGGTGATCAGCGTCGATGAAGAACGCCAGCGCATCGGACTTAGTTTAAAACAGGTGCAGAAATAG
- the degV gene encoding Protein DegV: MLNIHIALDSTAGVAPELLAAHPNLHVVPLKVILGETEWNEPDLTNAELFRSAKEKGVHPRTSQPATGDFARVFALAAGDQPIIMITLSGGVSGTANGARVAAKECKGREIYVVDSGTTAIGMVKLAEAALNMAAEGQTASTIAERLQLMANATRTLFIPDSLEYLYKGGRIGGAAALVGSILQLKPILKLNEGKVQVLDKVRTRPRAIARMLEELDKCGSLEYIGVLHGEAPGIAGEMYHTVCQRYPGVPVSLSVIGPVLSAHLGPGVLGLIFQSKS, encoded by the coding sequence TTGCTTAATATACATATAGCGCTTGACAGTACGGCCGGTGTGGCGCCGGAATTGCTGGCAGCCCATCCCAACCTCCATGTTGTGCCGCTAAAAGTTATTTTAGGCGAAACAGAGTGGAATGAGCCTGATCTAACCAATGCCGAGCTATTTAGGTCGGCCAAGGAAAAAGGGGTGCATCCCCGTACTTCCCAACCGGCGACAGGTGACTTTGCCCGTGTCTTTGCGCTAGCAGCCGGCGATCAGCCAATTATTATGATTACATTATCAGGCGGCGTGAGCGGTACAGCGAACGGTGCCAGGGTAGCGGCCAAAGAATGTAAGGGGCGGGAGATTTATGTGGTTGATTCGGGCACTACCGCCATTGGCATGGTAAAATTGGCTGAGGCCGCCCTGAACATGGCGGCCGAAGGTCAGACAGCCAGCACCATTGCCGAGCGTTTGCAGCTTATGGCCAATGCCACCCGCACCCTCTTTATTCCCGACTCGCTCGAATATCTGTATAAAGGCGGCAGAATTGGCGGAGCGGCGGCGCTTGTTGGCTCCATTCTGCAGCTTAAGCCTATACTTAAACTTAATGAAGGTAAAGTGCAAGTGCTCGATAAGGTGCGTACAAGACCGAGAGCTATTGCGCGTATGCTGGAAGAACTTGATAAGTGCGGCAGTTTGGAGTATATCGGTGTCTTGCACGGCGAAGCTCCGGGTATTGCCGGTGAAATGTATCATACTGTATGTCAGCGCTATCCGGGTGTACCTGTGTCGCTCTCAGTCATCGGGCCGGTATTGAGCGCTCATTTGGGGCCGGGAGTTTTGGGGCTGATCTTTCAAAGTAAGTCATAA